The sequence TCGCGCATCGTCACCGGCACGGCCGATCTCGTGCTTGCCGCCGACGAGGTGGTCGCGGTCGCCAAGGACACCATCTCGCTGTGCGACAGTAGCCGCACCCGCGGCGTCATCAACAGCCACGTCATCCCCACCGCCGACTTCATCCTCAACCGCGACTTCAACTTCCAGACCCGCAAGCTCAATGCGGTGCTGGAGACCGCGCTGCACAAGGACTCCGTGTTCTTCGACTTCACCAGGCCGGCCGAAGAGCTGCTCGGCGACAGCATCGCCACCAACATGATGATGATGGGCTATGCCTATCAGAAGGGGCTGTTCCCGCTATCCGCGGAATCGATCGAGCAGGCCATCGAGGTCAACGGCGTCTCGATCAAGATGAACAAGGAAGCCTTCCGCCTCGGCCGCCTCGCGGTCGCCGATCCCCAGCGCCTTGCCGACATGCTGAAGGGGACGGACGAGGTGGTTGCGCCGAGGACGCTGGACGCTATGACTCTCGACGAGGTCATCGAGCACCGCGCCAAGCATCTGGTCGCCTACCAGAACACCCGTCTCGCAAAGCGCTATCGCAAGCTGGTCGATCAGGTCCGCGATGCCGCCAAGCAGGGTGGCTATGGCGATGCGCTGCCGCGCGCGGTCGCGGTGAACTACGCCAAGCTGCTGGCCTACAAGGACGAATACGAAGTCGCGCGCCTGTTCACCGACGGCGCCTTCGCGCAGCAGCTCCGCGACCAGTTCGAGGGCGACATCAAGTTCAGCTTCAACCTCGCGCCGCCGATTCTGGCGTCCGGTGTCGACGCGCTGGGACGCCCGAAGAAGCGCGCCTTCGGCCCGTGGATGCTGAGCGCCTTCCGCATGCTGGCGAAGTTCAAGTTCCTTCGCGGCACGCCGCTCGACATCTTCGGCCGCAGCGCCGACCGCAAGCTCGAACGCGACCTGATCGCCGGCTACGAGAAGGACGTCGCCACCGTGCTCGGCCTGCTGTCGCCGGTCACGGTCGACACGGCCGTCGAGCTCCTCTCACTGCCCGACCGCATCCGCGGCTACGGCCCGGTAAAGGAGAAGGCGGTTCAGGACGCCAAGGCTCGCTACGCCCAGCTTGCCGCGGATCTGGCGAGCCCGCCGTCCGCGCCAAGGCAGATCGCTGCGGAGTAGCCCCCGTAGCCCAGATGGAGCGAAGCGTAATCCGGGACAGCCGCGTCCGCGGATGAAATCCCCGGATTGCGCTTCGCTCCATCCGGGCTACAAGCACAAGTCTCGTAGGGTGGGCAAAGCGAAGCGTGCCCACGTCTTCGGGACTGATGCCGGCGAGATGGTGGGCACGGCGCGTTGCGCCTTTGCCCACCCTACGGCACCTGCGACACCATCCCTTGCGTCGCCCGCCGGGCAAAACACCATGCCGCGGGTCAATCCGCTTGCGCAAAAACATTCCGCTTTACCGAAATTCGGAATTGTCGTATCCGTCCGCCACCTCATCCCCTCGGAAGGGGCGTATCGCGATCGTCACGAAACGCGGGGTGAGTGGCGGTGGACGCGGGCTGCGTCGCGCGGGCAACTGTCTCGCGCACGACGGGCGCGGTCTCGCGTACGGCAAAATCGTGTGGTCCTGACGCCCGGGGTCTGTGCGTCAAGTCTTGCGGGTCGCTCGCAAGGCGACGGGGGCAATAGTGCATCGCTCCCCGGGGAGAGCGCGACATAAGCCGTAAAGCCACTGCGCAGGGAAGGCCGGTTGTTTGGCTTCACCTGTATGCCGCTGTGCAGCTCTTCGTAGCGCAATTATCGCACAGTGGACCGTGGGTGCCAGCCGGCACCCGGTCTTCCCTGCGCCCTCTGTTTTCGGAGGGGAGCAAGACGGAAGCAAAACTCGGGCGACACGCGCCGCGAGACGGCGGTGGTGTGTGTCTGGCCGTCATTGCGAGCGTAGCGAAGCAATCCAGACTGTCTCCGCGGAAAGAGTCCTGGATTGCTTCGCTGCGCTCGCAATGACGATGTTGAGGCGGCGAGCCATATCTGACCGTCATCCTGAGGCGCTCGCCTCTTCGGCGAGCCTCGAAGGACGACGGCCCGCCTGTCGCGGCGCGGCTGTCGAGATGGCCGGGCCGTTCATCCTTCGAGGCTCCCGGCGCGATGCTTTGCATCGCGCCACTCGCACCTCAGGATGACGGGGCGGGGGACTTGCGCCCACCCGCTGCCCTCTCGCCCGACGGAATATTTCCGCGCTTGCCAATCTGGCCGGTGCGGTTCAGAAAAAAGAGCCAAGAAGAAACGCGAGCGGAGACCTGAGTTTGACCATCAAGGGCAAGGCCTACATTGCCGGGATTTTCGAGCACCCGACCCGGCATGCGCCGGACAAATCCACCGCCCAGCTCCATGCCGAGGTCGCCAAGGGCGCGATCGAGGATGCCGGGATCAGCAAGGACGACGTCGACGGCTATTTCTGCGCGGGCGATGCGCCCGGCGGCGCCTGGCCGATGGTCGATTATCTCGGCCTGAACACCAAGAAGCTTCGCCACGTCGATTCCACCGAAACCGGCGGCTGCTCCTACATCATCCATCTCGGCCATGCCGCTGAGGCGATCGCGGCGGGCAAGTGCTCGATCGCGCTGGTTACGCTCGCCGGCAAGCCGCGCACTGGCGCAATGCCGCCGCGCGCGGCCGGCGCCGAGGTCGATTTCGAATCCGCTTACGGCGCGACCACGCACAATGCCTATGGCATGTGTGCCATGCGCCACATGCACGACTACGGCACCACCAGCGAGCAGCTTGCCTGGATCAAGGTCGCGGCCTCCCATCACGCGCAATACAATCCGCATGCGATGCTGAAAGACGTCGTCACCGTCGAGGACGTCCTGAACTCGCCGATGATCTCCGATCCCTTGCACCGCATGGATTGCTGCGTCGTCTCCGACGGCGGCGGCGCGCTCATCGTGACGACGCCCGAGATTGCCAAGAGCCTGAAGAAGCCACTGGTCAAGCTGATCGGCCATGGCGAAGCGATGAAGGGCCCGCGCGGCGGCAAGGATCTCGACCTCACGTATTCGGCCGGCGTCTGGTCCGGCCCGCGTGCGTTCGAGGAAGCCGGCATCACGCCGAAGGACATCAAATACGCCTCGATCTACGACAGCTTCACCATCACCGTGCTGATGCAGCTCGAAGACCTCGGCTTCTGCAAGAAGGGCGAGGGCGGCAAGTTCGTCGCCGACGGCAATCTGATCTCGGGCGTCGGCAAGCTGCCGTTCAACACCGACGGCGGCGGCCTCTGCAGCAACCATCCCGTCAACCGCGGCGGCATGACCAAGATCATCGAGGCCGTGCGCCAGCTGCGCGGCGAGGCCCATCCGAAGGTGCAGGTCAAGAATTGCGATCTCGCCATCGCCCACGGCACCGGCGGCCTCTTGGGTGTTCGCCACGCCGCCTCGACGGCCATTCTGGAGCGCGTGTGATGGTAGATGCAAAGAAATATCCGGCCCCGGTGACCAATCCGGAAACCGCCGCGTTCTGGGATGCGGCGAAGCAAGGCAAGTTCATGATCAAGCGCTGCACCGCCTGCGGCGAAGCGCACTACTTCCCGCGCTCGATCTGCCCGTTCTGCTACTCCGACAAGACGGTGTGGGAAGAGGCGTCGGGCGAGGGCACGATCTACACCTGGAGCCTGATGCGGAAGTCGCCGACCGGCCCTTACGCCATCGGCTACGTCACGCTGAAGGAGGGGCCGTCGGTGCAGACCAACTTCGTCGACTGCGATCTCGAGAAGCTGAAGATCGGCCAGAAGGTGAAGGTGGTGTTCAAGCCGACGGATGGCGCCCCGCTGCCGTTCTTCACGGTGGCGTAGGGCGACGCTGCGTAGGGTGGGTAGAGCGAAGCGAAACCCACCAACGCTGGCAATGATGGGTTTCGCTTCGCTCTACCCATCCTACGAGTTCTTCCCTTCTCCCCTTGTGGGAGAAGGTGGCGCGAAGCGCCGGATGAGGGGTCTCTTTCCGCAGAGAGACTTTTGCTGAGGAAGCAACCCCTCACCCAAATGAGTTTGCCGCACCGTCCTCGCTGCCCTCTCCCACAAGGGGAGAGGGCCCTTCAACTGGCGGTGCCGAAGACATCCGGGAGGAAACCAGAAAAATGTCCGCCAGATACGAAGAGCTCAAAGGCCTGAAGAATCTCGGCCAGAAATATGCCTACAGCGATCGCGAGGTGATGCTCTACGCCTACGGCATCGGGCTCGGCGCCGATCCCATGGACGAGAACGAGCTCGCCTTCGTCAACGAAGGAACGTTCACGCCGCGGCCGCTCAAGGTGGTGCCGACCTTTGCGTCCGTTGCCGCGTGGGGCTCGGGGCCGGGCGAGATGAACCTCAACCGCGTGATGGTGGTCGACGGCGAGCGCGATATCACCTTCCATCAGCCGCTGCCGGTCGCCGCCCACATCACTGCCGATTCCTCCGTGCTCGAGGTCTACGACAAGGGCAAGGACAAGGGCGTCGTCATCGCGCACCAGACCGTGCTGAAGAACGAGAAGGGCGAGAAGCTGGCGACGCTGGTTGCCTCGCGCTTCGCCCGCGGCGACGGCGGCTTTGGCGGGCCGAACCTGACCCAGCCCGATCCACACAAGATCCCTTCGCGCAGCCCCGACAAGATCATCGACATCGTCACGCGGCCCGACCAGGCGCTGGTCTATCGCCTCTGCGGCGATCGCAACCCGCTGCACTCCGATCCCGAATTCGCCAAGAAGGCCGGCTTCCCGCGCCCGATCCTGCACGGCATGTGCACCTACGGCATCACCTGCCGCGGCGTGCTGCAGACCTATGCCGACTATGACGCGAGCGCCTTCCGCCAGCACGTCGCGCGGTTCTCTTCCCCGGTCTATCCCGGCGAGACCGTGACCATGGACCTCTGGAAGGACGGCAACACGATCTCGTTCGAAGCCAAGGTAAAGTCGCGCGGCGTCACCGTGATCAAGAACGGCAAGACGGTGCTGGGTTAGACGGGCACGGGCGGTTCACTCCCTCGCCCCGCACTTGCGGGGAGAGGGTGGGGTGAGGGGCTCTCACCACGAGCCGTGACGGTAGTGAGACCTGTACCCCCTCACCCGATCGCTACGCGATCGACCTCTCCCCGCAAGCGGGGCGAGGTAAGAAAAAACAAACAGGGAGAAGCCACCATGGGACTACTCGACGGCAAGGTTGCGCTGATCACCGGCGCCGGCGGCGGGCTCGGTGAGGCCTATGCCAAGCTGTTCGCGCGGGAAGGGGCCTCGGTCGTCGTCAACGATCTCGGCGGGCCCCGCGACGGCTCCGGCGCCGACACCTCGATGGCGCAGCAGGTGGTGGATGCGATCAAGGCGGCAGGCGGCAAGGCGGTCGCCAACGGCGCCGACATCTCCACCATGGAGGGCGGCCAGTCCGTGTTCGACGACGCCATCAAGCATTTCGGCCGCGCCGACATCCTGGTCAACAACGCCGGCATCCTGCGCGACCAGACCTTCGCCAAGGCCTCCGAGGCCGACTGGGACAAGGTCATCAAGGTCCACCTGAAGGGAACCTTTTGTTGCACCATGCCGGTGTTTCGCTGGATGCGGGAAAACGGCGGCGGCGTCATCGTCAACACCTCCTCGACATCGGGCCTGATCGGCAATTTCGGCCAGACCAATTACGGCGCCGCCAAGGGCGGCATCTGGGGCCTGTCCAACGTGCTGGCGATCGAGGGCCGGAAGTACAACATCCGGATCTGGACCCTGGCCCCGGGCGCCCTGACCCGCATGACCGCAGACCTGCCCCGCTATAAGGAGAACCCCTCGGCGGCGCTGGGGCCGGACGGCATCGCGCCGGCCGTGCTATACATGGTCAGCGACTTGTCGGGCGAACAGACCGGCAAGGTGCTGGGCGTGTCGGGGCCCCGCGGCGTGCGCGAAATGCGGATGATGGAGATGGAAGGCTGGAAACCGCCGCACTCGGGCTGGAACGCCCAGGATATCGTCGATCACGCCAAGGAGATCTTCTTCTCCGAGGAGCAGATCAAGATGGGCGCGCGGAGGTTTTAGGCCATTGTTGTCGTTCCGGGGCGATGCAAAGCATCGAACCCGGAACCTCGAGATTCCGGGTTCGGCTCTGCGAGCCGCCCCGGAATGACGGAGAAAGAGAGAGACTGATGAAACTGACCGCCGACGCCAAGGGCACTTTCGCAATCGCGCCGACACCGTTCCACGATGACGGCCGGATCGACGAGCGCTCGATCGACCGCCTGACCGATTTCTACGAGGAGGTCGGCTGCGACGGCGTCACGGTGCTGGGCATCCTCGGCGAGGCCCCGAAGCTCGATGCCGCCGAGGCCGAGCAGGTGGCGGTCCGCTACGTCAAGCGCGCCAAGAAGATGCAGGTGATCGTCGGCGTCTCCGCGCCGGGTTTTGCCACCATGCGCTCGCTGGCGAAGGCCTCGATGGACGCCGGCGCGGCCGGCGTCATGATCGCGCCGCCGCCCTCGCTTCGCACCGACGACCAGATCGTCGGCTATTTCAAGCAGGCGGCGGAAGCCATCGGGCCCGACGTGCCCTGGGTGCTCCAGGACTATCCGCTCACCCTGCAAGTGGTGTTCACCCCCGCCGTGATCCGCAAGATCGTCATGGACAATCCGAACTGCGTGATGCTCAAGCACGAGGACTGGCCGGGCCTCGAGAAGATCTCGACACTGCGCGGCTTCCAGAAGGACGGTTCCCTCCGCCCGCTCTCGATCCTCTGCGGCAATGGCGGCACGTTCCTGGACTTCGAGATGGAGCGCGGCGCCGACGGCGCCATGACCGGCTACGCCTTCCCGGAGCTTCTGATCGACGTCGTGAATCTTTCCAAGGCCGGCAAGCGCGATGCCGCGCATGATCTGTTCGACGCGCATCTGCCGCTGATCCGCTACGAGCAGCAGCCCGGCGTCGGCCTCACCGTGCGCAAATATGTGTTGCAGAAGCGCGGCATCATCGCCTCCAGCGCGCAGCGCAAGCCCGGCGCGACGATGACGGCGACGGCGAAGGCCGAGGTCGACTATCTGCTGTCGCGCGTCGCCCGCTTCGACAAGCGCGCCAATCTCGGCCCGCAATCCAGCGCCGCAGGTTAGTCGAATGGCCGAGACATCAGCGTCACGCCCGGCGTCGACCATCCTTCTGCTCCGTGATGGCGCAAAGGAGGTCGAGGTCTTCATGATGGTCCGCCATCATCAGATCGAGTTCAACTCGGGCGCGCTGGTGTTTCCGGGCGGCAGCGTCGATGCCGGCGACAACGAGATCGTCGCCCGCGCCGACCTCTACTCAGGCGGCGAGGGTTTGAGCGACGCGGACCGCGGTTTTCGGATCGCTGCGATCCGCGAGACGTTTGAGGAGAGCGGCATCCTGCTGGCGCGGTCGAAGGACACGGGCGCGCCTGTTGATGCCAGGCGTGCGGGCGAGATCGCGGACAAGCACCGCGTTGCGCTCAACGAGCACACGATCAGCTTCCTCAGCATCCTCGCCGACAACGGCCTCCAGCTCGCGCTCGACACGCTCGTGCCCTACGCGCACTGGATCACGCCGGAGGGCATGCCGAAGCGTTTCGACACCTGGTTCTTCCTCGCCGCAGCACCGCCCGACCAGCTCGGTGCGCACGACGGAAGGGAATCGACCGACTCGATCTGGGTCTCTGCGCGCGAGGCCGTGGAGGGCGGCGACAGTGGCCGCTTCAAGTTGCCGTTCCCGACCACGCGCAATCTGATCCGGCTGGCAAAGCAGCCGACGGTGAAGTCCGCGCTCGACCATGCCAAGGGCATGTCGATCGTCACGGTGATGCCTGT is a genomic window of Bradyrhizobium sp. CB1717 containing:
- a CDS encoding thiolase domain-containing protein; the protein is MTIKGKAYIAGIFEHPTRHAPDKSTAQLHAEVAKGAIEDAGISKDDVDGYFCAGDAPGGAWPMVDYLGLNTKKLRHVDSTETGGCSYIIHLGHAAEAIAAGKCSIALVTLAGKPRTGAMPPRAAGAEVDFESAYGATTHNAYGMCAMRHMHDYGTTSEQLAWIKVAASHHAQYNPHAMLKDVVTVEDVLNSPMISDPLHRMDCCVVSDGGGALIVTTPEIAKSLKKPLVKLIGHGEAMKGPRGGKDLDLTYSAGVWSGPRAFEEAGITPKDIKYASIYDSFTITVLMQLEDLGFCKKGEGGKFVADGNLISGVGKLPFNTDGGGLCSNHPVNRGGMTKIIEAVRQLRGEAHPKVQVKNCDLAIAHGTGGLLGVRHAASTAILERV
- a CDS encoding OB-fold domain-containing protein; the encoded protein is MVDAKKYPAPVTNPETAAFWDAAKQGKFMIKRCTACGEAHYFPRSICPFCYSDKTVWEEASGEGTIYTWSLMRKSPTGPYAIGYVTLKEGPSVQTNFVDCDLEKLKIGQKVKVVFKPTDGAPLPFFTVA
- a CDS encoding MaoC family dehydratase produces the protein MSARYEELKGLKNLGQKYAYSDREVMLYAYGIGLGADPMDENELAFVNEGTFTPRPLKVVPTFASVAAWGSGPGEMNLNRVMVVDGERDITFHQPLPVAAHITADSSVLEVYDKGKDKGVVIAHQTVLKNEKGEKLATLVASRFARGDGGFGGPNLTQPDPHKIPSRSPDKIIDIVTRPDQALVYRLCGDRNPLHSDPEFAKKAGFPRPILHGMCTYGITCRGVLQTYADYDASAFRQHVARFSSPVYPGETVTMDLWKDGNTISFEAKVKSRGVTVIKNGKTVLG
- a CDS encoding SDR family oxidoreductase; amino-acid sequence: MGLLDGKVALITGAGGGLGEAYAKLFAREGASVVVNDLGGPRDGSGADTSMAQQVVDAIKAAGGKAVANGADISTMEGGQSVFDDAIKHFGRADILVNNAGILRDQTFAKASEADWDKVIKVHLKGTFCCTMPVFRWMRENGGGVIVNTSSTSGLIGNFGQTNYGAAKGGIWGLSNVLAIEGRKYNIRIWTLAPGALTRMTADLPRYKENPSAALGPDGIAPAVLYMVSDLSGEQTGKVLGVSGPRGVREMRMMEMEGWKPPHSGWNAQDIVDHAKEIFFSEEQIKMGARRF
- a CDS encoding dihydrodipicolinate synthase family protein, whose product is MKLTADAKGTFAIAPTPFHDDGRIDERSIDRLTDFYEEVGCDGVTVLGILGEAPKLDAAEAEQVAVRYVKRAKKMQVIVGVSAPGFATMRSLAKASMDAGAAGVMIAPPPSLRTDDQIVGYFKQAAEAIGPDVPWVLQDYPLTLQVVFTPAVIRKIVMDNPNCVMLKHEDWPGLEKISTLRGFQKDGSLRPLSILCGNGGTFLDFEMERGADGAMTGYAFPELLIDVVNLSKAGKRDAAHDLFDAHLPLIRYEQQPGVGLTVRKYVLQKRGIIASSAQRKPGATMTATAKAEVDYLLSRVARFDKRANLGPQSSAAG
- a CDS encoding NUDIX domain-containing protein, with the protein product MAETSASRPASTILLLRDGAKEVEVFMMVRHHQIEFNSGALVFPGGSVDAGDNEIVARADLYSGGEGLSDADRGFRIAAIRETFEESGILLARSKDTGAPVDARRAGEIADKHRVALNEHTISFLSILADNGLQLALDTLVPYAHWITPEGMPKRFDTWFFLAAAPPDQLGAHDGRESTDSIWVSAREAVEGGDSGRFKLPFPTTRNLIRLAKQPTVKSALDHAKGMSIVTVMPVMTKTETGRQLRIPREAGYDGEVFEVGAVG